A genome region from Archaeoglobus fulgidus DSM 4304 includes the following:
- the purD gene encoding phosphoribosylamine--glycine ligase: protein MKVLVVDAGGRGNAIAHAFSRSEQVKEIYIAPGNGGSEFFEKCKIAELDGKKIPSIRAIDEIVRFAKKCEVDLAYIGPEEPLSLGLVDRLEEEGIPAVGPKKEATILEASKCWAKDFLKRIGVPIPEYANFDNPEEAKEYIREKFNNGIVVKADGLAAGKGVYVCDSVEEALRAVDEIMVQKKFGEAGNRIVVEERLRGIEVAFTAMTDGKTVKPFGHARDYKRAFDSDDIEGLRDFYIGLTKKFYTKAQIEQLYREGKLINPNTGGMGAVSPHPAVTEEVEQRIMEMVVEPIIENFDKEFKGVLYPVIMLVEENGELIPKVLEINVRDCDPGAEAKLPRLKSDMAEISMAVVEGRLDEVEMRFSSDYCVAVCAVSGALKGREGLKPGYPADHYTSQPITGIEEAMKEAIIYANGIAKTNGYVTTGGRVLTVVGMGQSIEEARSKAYSALEKISFPGMRYRRTIGLDVPE from the coding sequence ATGAAGGTTCTGGTGGTCGATGCAGGAGGGAGGGGTAACGCAATTGCTCACGCTTTCTCAAGGAGTGAGCAGGTTAAAGAAATTTATATAGCTCCCGGAAACGGGGGTAGCGAATTTTTCGAAAAGTGTAAGATTGCCGAGCTTGATGGAAAGAAAATTCCATCTATAAGGGCAATAGACGAGATAGTGCGGTTCGCAAAGAAATGCGAGGTTGACCTCGCTTACATCGGACCGGAAGAGCCGCTGAGCCTCGGATTGGTTGACAGACTTGAGGAGGAGGGAATACCTGCCGTAGGGCCGAAAAAGGAGGCCACGATTCTTGAAGCAAGCAAGTGCTGGGCGAAGGATTTCTTAAAGAGAATTGGAGTTCCCATTCCTGAGTACGCGAACTTCGACAATCCAGAAGAGGCGAAGGAGTACATAAGGGAGAAGTTCAACAACGGGATAGTGGTGAAGGCAGATGGCCTTGCTGCGGGGAAGGGTGTTTACGTCTGCGACTCCGTAGAGGAGGCATTAAGGGCGGTGGACGAGATAATGGTTCAGAAGAAGTTCGGAGAGGCTGGAAACAGGATTGTGGTTGAGGAGAGGCTGAGGGGAATTGAGGTTGCCTTCACCGCCATGACGGACGGCAAAACCGTCAAGCCGTTCGGCCATGCAAGGGACTACAAGAGGGCTTTCGACAGCGATGACATTGAGGGCTTGAGGGACTTCTACATCGGCCTCACAAAAAAATTCTACACCAAAGCCCAAATAGAGCAACTCTACAGGGAGGGAAAGCTCATCAACCCCAACACAGGAGGTATGGGTGCGGTGAGCCCACATCCAGCGGTAACGGAGGAGGTAGAGCAGAGAATCATGGAGATGGTTGTGGAGCCGATAATAGAGAACTTTGACAAGGAGTTCAAAGGCGTTCTTTATCCTGTCATAATGCTTGTTGAGGAAAACGGAGAACTAATCCCTAAGGTTCTTGAGATAAACGTCAGGGACTGCGACCCCGGAGCGGAGGCAAAGCTACCGAGGCTTAAGAGCGATATGGCTGAGATATCGATGGCTGTGGTGGAGGGTAGGCTGGATGAGGTGGAGATGAGGTTCAGCAGCGATTACTGCGTTGCTGTTTGCGCGGTCAGCGGAGCTCTGAAGGGCAGAGAAGGGCTGAAGCCCGGCTATCCTGCAGACCACTACACCAGCCAGCCTATAACAGGAATCGAGGAGGCGATGAAGGAGGCGATAATCTACGCCAACGGCATCGCTAAAACGAATGGATACGTCACAACCGGCGGAAGAGTTCTGACGGTCGTTGGAATGGGACAAAGCATTGAGGAGGCAAGGAGCAAAGCGTATTCAGCACTTGAAAAAATTAGCTTTCCCGGAATGCGATACAGAAGGACCATAGGGCTTGATGTTCCCGAGTAA
- the ahaH gene encoding ATP synthase archaeal subunit H, whose product MDRTEILEKIKQAEIKVEEAIRAAEEERKNKILEAKMKAREIIESAEAEAVKVKEDILNSARQQIEAEKEEIRKRETKNIEDYAKKGKDNIMKAVEMLYNEFVGMMEHA is encoded by the coding sequence ATGGATAGGACAGAAATTCTTGAAAAAATTAAGCAGGCAGAGATTAAGGTTGAAGAGGCTATCAGGGCTGCAGAGGAGGAACGAAAAAACAAAATTCTTGAGGCTAAGATGAAAGCGAGAGAAATTATTGAGAGTGCCGAAGCTGAGGCGGTTAAAGTTAAGGAAGACATTCTCAATTCTGCAAGGCAACAGATAGAAGCCGAGAAGGAGGAAATCAGAAAGAGGGAAACAAAGAACATCGAGGATTACGCAAAGAAGGGCAAGGATAACATCATGAAGGCCGTGGAGATGCTGTATAATGAGTTCGTAGGGATGATGGAACATGCTTAA
- a CDS encoding V-type ATP synthase subunit I, with amino-acid sequence MLKPERMVRVSVVGPREKLGETADLLHRLNLVHIEEPEESEYFRIGEPHPDASVVSRALVQMRSFISHLKLDPSRIVPRRKFRESEIEAQLKEKLDEYQQLIGERIEYLRSVDEKIASLQEQLNQIEPLKRLGIPARLLKGYKTLRVFVGFVKENPTEKFAQVTSDFEVFATEYEKELVVAVFVKAEYGDEFLRILQECGYREIQVPDVEDFEAKISEIEKEIESLKSRKEQVEKEIEEVKVKEAETLLAIEEYLSSQMDKYELPLRTLVSKYSFVLVGYLPAKALNEFKAKMDANGVAVEVLDEEGEPPTKLSNPAGVRNFELLTTTFGIPKYKEIDPTVFIAIFFPIFFGMMLGDIGYGLLVTVISLYLKRVFKTEGWQRMLNIGVYAGVMSIIFGFIYGECFGPFIVPGEYEPYQIHFIGSQLEHLYEFHHGHPIFDRVEEMGVKILLFATIVIGIAKILFGFALGFYNVYVEHGLKDAILEKLSWIIGVLGLAMIIFGFAYNVGVFYQLGMGPNPGDVPPLPLPGLMEGWQAGLNVYYLAALPLLVVWFILFVMGEVPKMGAMGVILAVELLTWFGQIMSYARLLAIGLSSVYIAFVINFIGMKLIDPVGISIPIVGAIVLLIGHVGNLILGILDPGLQSLRLHYVEFFTKFFEGGGRLYEPFGRIKRFIEE; translated from the coding sequence ATGCTTAAGCCGGAACGAATGGTTAGGGTTTCTGTAGTGGGTCCCAGGGAGAAACTGGGCGAAACTGCAGACCTTCTCCACAGACTCAACCTCGTCCACATAGAGGAGCCTGAAGAATCGGAATACTTCAGAATCGGCGAGCCGCATCCGGATGCATCAGTTGTTTCAAGAGCCCTTGTCCAGATGAGGAGCTTCATCTCCCACCTGAAGCTCGATCCATCGAGGATAGTGCCCAGAAGAAAGTTCAGAGAGTCCGAGATTGAAGCCCAGCTTAAGGAGAAGCTCGACGAGTACCAGCAATTGATTGGAGAGCGAATTGAGTATCTGAGAAGCGTTGATGAAAAGATTGCATCCTTGCAGGAGCAGCTCAACCAGATAGAGCCTCTCAAGAGGCTCGGAATACCCGCAAGACTGCTTAAGGGCTACAAGACGCTCAGAGTTTTCGTCGGGTTTGTAAAGGAGAACCCGACGGAGAAGTTTGCCCAGGTAACGAGCGATTTTGAAGTTTTCGCCACCGAATACGAGAAAGAGCTCGTTGTAGCGGTTTTCGTTAAAGCCGAGTACGGGGACGAGTTCCTGAGAATCTTGCAGGAGTGCGGTTACAGGGAGATTCAGGTTCCCGACGTTGAGGACTTTGAGGCAAAAATTTCGGAGATAGAGAAGGAAATCGAATCGCTGAAGTCAAGAAAGGAGCAGGTAGAGAAGGAAATAGAAGAGGTAAAGGTAAAGGAGGCCGAAACTCTGCTTGCAATTGAAGAATACCTCAGCTCGCAGATGGACAAGTACGAGCTGCCTTTGAGAACTTTGGTTTCGAAGTACTCATTCGTCCTCGTGGGCTATCTGCCTGCAAAGGCTTTGAACGAGTTCAAGGCCAAGATGGATGCAAACGGCGTTGCGGTTGAGGTGCTTGATGAAGAGGGTGAACCTCCAACCAAGCTCAGCAACCCTGCTGGTGTGAGAAACTTTGAGCTCCTCACAACAACCTTCGGAATTCCGAAGTACAAGGAGATTGACCCAACTGTGTTCATAGCGATCTTCTTCCCGATCTTCTTCGGTATGATGCTGGGAGATATCGGTTACGGTTTGCTCGTCACGGTCATTTCCCTGTACCTCAAGAGGGTGTTTAAGACTGAGGGCTGGCAGAGGATGCTGAACATCGGTGTGTACGCTGGAGTGATGTCAATAATCTTCGGCTTCATCTACGGAGAGTGCTTCGGCCCCTTCATAGTGCCTGGAGAGTACGAGCCATACCAGATCCACTTCATTGGCTCGCAGCTTGAGCACCTCTACGAGTTCCACCACGGTCATCCGATTTTCGACAGGGTTGAGGAGATGGGTGTCAAGATTCTGCTGTTCGCAACGATTGTGATCGGTATCGCGAAGATTCTCTTTGGATTCGCTCTCGGTTTCTACAACGTCTATGTCGAGCATGGCCTTAAGGATGCGATTCTCGAGAAGCTCTCGTGGATCATAGGTGTTCTTGGCCTTGCAATGATCATCTTCGGCTTCGCGTACAACGTGGGAGTGTTCTACCAGCTCGGAATGGGTCCGAATCCGGGCGATGTGCCTCCGCTTCCACTGCCTGGACTTATGGAAGGCTGGCAGGCAGGACTGAACGTTTACTACTTGGCAGCACTTCCATTGCTCGTCGTCTGGTTCATACTGTTCGTCATGGGCGAAGTGCCGAAAATGGGTGCTATGGGAGTCATACTTGCAGTCGAGCTGCTAACGTGGTTCGGCCAGATCATGAGCTACGCGAGACTTCTAGCCATTGGACTGTCTTCAGTCTACATAGCCTTCGTCATCAACTTCATCGGAATGAAGCTCATTGATCCAGTGGGTATAAGTATACCGATAGTTGGCGCAATAGTCCTGCTAATCGGACACGTGGGCAACTTGATTCTCGGCATTCTCGATCCAGGTTTGCAGTCATTGCGTTTGCACTACGTAGAGTTCTTTACGAAGTTCTTTGAGGGTGGCGGAAGGCTCTACGAGCCTTTCGGCAGGATAAAGAGGTTTATTGAGGAGTGA
- a CDS encoding ATPase: MVEDALAKGLIAVGAGLAVGLAGIGAGLGESGIGAAAVGATAEDRGFFGLGILFTVIPETIVIFGLVIAFILMFAF; this comes from the coding sequence ATGGTGGAAGATGCATTGGCTAAGGGTTTGATTGCAGTTGGTGCTGGACTGGCAGTTGGACTGGCCGGTATTGGTGCAGGACTTGGTGAGAGCGGTATCGGTGCAGCTGCCGTAGGAGCTACAGCCGAGGACAGGGGCTTCTTCGGTCTCGGTATTCTGTTCACAGTTATACCGGAGACCATAGTCATCTTCGGACTGGTCATAGCGTTCATACTGATGTTCGCGTTCTAA
- a CDS encoding V-type ATP synthase subunit E, with translation MPLDKVLQEIQQKGEEEVRRIREETEKEVEKILAEAKAEAEEILKKAREEAEKEAEAIRRQEISSVKLEMKRELLNVQKEILEEVFNLLRQKVRDMDEETRKKILKNLLEKNASPGMVVYSRKEDEDIVKELIKELKLDVTYGGNIDCIGGVILEDPAGDIRLNLTFDELVSQVYEQKLSEVSKLLFK, from the coding sequence ATGCCACTGGATAAAGTACTGCAGGAGATCCAGCAGAAAGGTGAAGAGGAGGTCAGGAGAATCAGGGAGGAGACGGAGAAGGAAGTTGAGAAGATACTGGCCGAGGCCAAGGCTGAGGCCGAGGAGATTCTGAAGAAGGCCAGAGAGGAGGCAGAGAAGGAGGCGGAAGCCATCAGAAGGCAGGAAATTTCCAGCGTCAAACTGGAGATGAAAAGGGAACTTCTGAACGTGCAGAAGGAGATCCTTGAGGAGGTTTTCAACCTTCTCAGGCAGAAGGTTAGAGACATGGATGAAGAGACGAGAAAGAAGATACTCAAAAACCTGCTTGAAAAGAACGCTTCACCAGGAATGGTTGTTTACTCAAGGAAAGAGGATGAGGACATAGTAAAAGAGCTGATAAAGGAGCTCAAACTCGATGTCACCTACGGCGGCAACATAGACTGTATAGGAGGAGTCATACTTGAAGACCCCGCCGGGGACATCAGACTGAACCTGACGTTCGACGAACTTGTAAGCCAGGTTTACGAACAGAAGCTGAGCGAAGTGTCAAAATTGCTTTTCAAGTAA